The following are from one region of the bacterium genome:
- a CDS encoding tetratricopeptide repeat protein — MSRRRSLAVAFVVAAAVVVCAAIGAAHALNNPKITITVVALEDGQPIKDAPVTILKAGEGMKPIPNSSVYKNTTNKKGEVICVFAPSGDYVVEVDVPGKQIVKAAVKMRDQQRRKINLPSGKVLEDREGLLDPNNPVMPVSIPSDANTVELRLFVGKPTGQAGAAGPGGVDVQDRELKEKLRAAVAAIQAGQFDAGLGEVDKLLAKRAEAKPADVATMLYMRGFCLYKLNRADEVEAPLKEAIQLNPKFDSAMDLLASFYIGRKQFPEAAATMQERLPLATEPAQRSPLLLNLALALREQKKDAEALPLLEEAYKLTPSDPAIIVQLADAYSAAGRADDADKLVASAPLSPADAGVLNFNVAAALMRSKQWAAAEQHFRKALELKPDLADAHKYLAEALLNQDKREDALAELQAYVAAAPNAPDAESEKQVIDALQRDLKAQAAQKQKEQQKQQPKPKK, encoded by the coding sequence ATGAGCCGTCGTCGGTCGTTGGCCGTCGCCTTCGTCGTCGCCGCCGCGGTGGTCGTGTGCGCCGCGATCGGCGCGGCGCATGCTCTCAACAACCCGAAGATCACGATCACGGTCGTCGCCCTCGAGGACGGCCAGCCGATCAAGGACGCCCCGGTCACGATCCTCAAGGCCGGCGAGGGGATGAAGCCGATCCCCAACTCCTCGGTCTACAAGAACACGACCAACAAGAAGGGCGAGGTCATCTGCGTCTTCGCGCCCTCCGGCGACTACGTCGTCGAGGTCGATGTTCCGGGGAAGCAGATCGTCAAGGCCGCGGTGAAGATGCGCGACCAGCAGCGGCGCAAGATCAACCTTCCCAGCGGCAAGGTGCTCGAGGACCGCGAGGGGCTGCTCGATCCGAACAACCCGGTCATGCCGGTCTCCATCCCGTCCGACGCCAACACGGTCGAGCTCCGGCTCTTCGTGGGGAAGCCGACCGGCCAGGCCGGGGCGGCCGGCCCCGGCGGCGTCGACGTCCAGGACCGCGAGCTGAAGGAGAAGCTCCGCGCGGCCGTCGCGGCGATCCAGGCGGGCCAGTTCGACGCCGGGCTCGGCGAGGTGGACAAGCTGCTCGCCAAGCGGGCCGAGGCCAAGCCGGCCGACGTCGCGACGATGCTCTACATGCGCGGCTTCTGCCTCTACAAGCTCAACCGCGCCGACGAGGTCGAGGCCCCGCTCAAGGAAGCGATCCAGCTCAACCCGAAGTTCGACAGCGCGATGGACCTTCTCGCGTCGTTCTACATCGGGCGGAAGCAGTTCCCCGAGGCGGCGGCGACGATGCAGGAGCGGCTGCCGCTGGCGACCGAGCCGGCGCAGCGCTCGCCGCTGCTGCTGAATCTGGCGCTGGCGCTGCGGGAGCAGAAGAAGGACGCCGAGGCGCTGCCGCTGCTCGAGGAAGCCTACAAGCTGACGCCGAGCGACCCGGCGATCATCGTCCAGCTGGCCGACGCCTACAGCGCCGCCGGCCGCGCCGACGACGCCGACAAGCTCGTCGCCTCCGCGCCGCTCTCGCCGGCCGACGCCGGCGTGCTCAACTTCAACGTCGCCGCCGCGTTGATGCGCTCCAAGCAGTGGGCCGCGGCGGAACAGCACTTCCGCAAGGCGCTCGAGCTCAAGCCCGACCTCGCGGACGCGCACAAGTATCTCGCCGAGGCTCTGCTCAACCAGGACAAGCGGGAAGACGCGCTGGCGGAGCTTCAGGCCTACGTCGCCGCCGCGCCGAACGCGCCGGACGCCGAATCCGAGAAGCAGGTCATCGACGCGCTGCAGCGGGACCTGAAGGCCCAAGCGGCGCAGAAGCAGAAGGAGCAGCAGAAGCAGCAGCCGAAACCGAAGAAGTAG
- a CDS encoding VWA domain-containing protein codes for MKRCALSGPVLAASLIAAAAAFAADAPPTTPPPGREKDFKAEIVVRIGEIQLLVTDKDGAPVKDLKPEEIEIREEGKTREIAYLEPFATRDLAVRVLPHAAPLVTAAGQRVAEDEGTVRIPAPKPVRRIVLLFDGFNTRTQDRARNVAAARNWVETKMRPEDSVAVAALSKDGVKTLVNFTADKAPLLQLLQDPGFMPPGEFHDFLADVKGLMDSLHTCDNAYDTLSCAQMAAQPVVYDWETRSRQTIAALRSFVGAVAAIPGRKAVLLFSDGLLLDPGDLASQAILGAFGTDAINYGTARRLFESRVQGEVMEMTRVAAAADVTFFTFDTRASGRRAAGSDVDLQSQMNERRNNDPYTAAFDETRSALDTISYRTGGRGLHGPMIERSLPAAASAVEGLYTVGFRRDPSIVGAPKIKVKIARKGVEATFPDRFDPLRGLPQALPLEIGVGKPRVAEGGIAVPVIVQAPLDDVSVTRDEGKWNAQVSFYVEAIAVDGRRAAEAYDTVEFSLTDEQKEHRVGRKFGHTLLLPLRPGGYRLRARMSEGVFKHAAERAVDITVGTDYSIHPGIQGLGENQTLGSPNKTDSTVEGNGSTVK; via the coding sequence ATGAAGCGCTGCGCTCTTTCGGGCCCGGTCCTCGCGGCTTCCCTGATCGCCGCCGCGGCGGCGTTCGCCGCCGACGCGCCGCCGACGACGCCTCCTCCCGGCCGGGAGAAGGACTTCAAGGCGGAGATCGTCGTGCGGATCGGCGAGATCCAGCTCCTCGTCACCGACAAGGACGGGGCGCCGGTGAAGGACCTCAAGCCGGAGGAGATCGAGATCCGCGAGGAAGGGAAGACGCGGGAGATCGCCTACCTCGAGCCGTTCGCCACGCGCGACCTCGCGGTGCGCGTCCTGCCGCACGCCGCGCCGCTCGTCACCGCGGCGGGGCAGCGGGTCGCGGAGGACGAAGGGACGGTCCGCATTCCGGCGCCGAAGCCGGTGCGGCGGATCGTGCTGCTCTTCGACGGCTTCAACACCCGCACGCAGGACCGCGCGCGGAACGTCGCCGCGGCGCGGAACTGGGTCGAGACGAAGATGCGGCCCGAGGACAGCGTCGCCGTCGCCGCGCTCTCGAAGGACGGCGTCAAGACGCTCGTCAACTTCACCGCGGACAAGGCGCCGCTGCTGCAGCTGCTGCAGGATCCGGGCTTCATGCCCCCCGGCGAGTTCCACGACTTCCTCGCCGACGTCAAGGGGCTGATGGACAGCCTGCACACGTGCGACAACGCCTACGACACCTTGAGCTGCGCGCAGATGGCGGCGCAGCCGGTGGTCTACGACTGGGAGACGCGCTCGCGGCAGACGATCGCGGCGCTGCGGAGCTTCGTCGGCGCGGTCGCGGCGATCCCGGGGCGCAAGGCGGTGCTGCTGTTCAGCGACGGTCTGCTCCTCGATCCGGGCGATCTGGCGAGCCAGGCGATCCTCGGCGCCTTCGGCACGGACGCGATCAACTACGGCACGGCGCGCCGCCTGTTCGAGTCGCGCGTGCAGGGCGAGGTGATGGAGATGACGCGCGTCGCCGCCGCGGCCGACGTCACGTTCTTCACCTTCGACACCCGCGCCTCCGGCCGCCGCGCCGCGGGCTCCGACGTCGATCTGCAGTCCCAGATGAACGAGCGGCGGAACAACGATCCTTACACCGCGGCGTTCGACGAGACGCGTTCCGCCCTGGACACGATCTCCTACCGCACGGGCGGGCGCGGGCTGCACGGGCCGATGATCGAGAGGTCCCTTCCCGCGGCGGCCTCCGCCGTCGAGGGGCTCTACACGGTCGGGTTCCGCCGCGATCCGTCGATCGTCGGGGCGCCGAAGATCAAGGTCAAGATCGCCCGCAAGGGGGTCGAGGCCACGTTCCCCGACCGCTTCGATCCGCTGCGCGGCCTGCCGCAGGCGCTGCCGCTCGAGATCGGCGTGGGGAAGCCGCGCGTCGCGGAGGGCGGGATCGCCGTGCCGGTCATCGTCCAGGCGCCGCTCGACGACGTTTCGGTCACGCGGGACGAGGGGAAGTGGAACGCGCAGGTCTCCTTCTACGTCGAGGCGATCGCCGTGGACGGCCGGCGCGCGGCCGAGGCCTACGACACCGTGGAGTTCTCCCTGACCGACGAGCAGAAGGAGCACCGGGTGGGCCGGAAGTTCGGGCACACGCTGCTCCTGCCGCTGCGCCCCGGCGGCTACCGCCTCCGGGCCCGGATGTCGGAGGGAGTTTTCAAGCACGCCGCCGAAAGGGCGGTTGACATCACGGTGGGGACGGACTATTCAATCCATCCCGGAATCCAAGGGCTTGGAGAAAACCAAACTCTTGGATCGCCGAACAAGACGGACTCGACCGTCGAGGGAAACGGTTCGACCGTTAAGTAG
- a CDS encoding M20 family metallopeptidase codes for MNEANNQLSTLEGRLAAAARAVAPLVVEHRRALHRIPELAFEERETAAYVERTLRGLALAPRVGIVGTGIAVELPGAGPGPTVLLRADMDGLPLDEVDGRDLRSAHPGRMHACGHDAHVAAALGAAHALARLGGERLPGRIVLLFQPGEEHGAGGKRVVETGLLDEMGVDFALAMHVWSFLDRGRAIVPAGPTTASSNEFQVTLTARGGHAAAPHLAHDLVLAAAQLVAALHTVVSRDVDPLKPAVLSIGHLAAGDTHNILPGKALLRGTLRAADQETRTTLIRRVHELAAAVAAAHGAQADVFVSEGYLATVNDARVAEALAGAARTALGAEAVAPGPMTMVAEDFSFIADARPAALMLLGMSDPRRGTDAPHHSPRFLVDDDVPPIGLEILLRAAARLMAR; via the coding sequence GTGAACGAAGCCAACAACCAGCTCTCGACGCTCGAAGGACGTCTCGCCGCGGCGGCGCGCGCCGTGGCGCCGCTCGTCGTCGAGCACCGCCGCGCGCTGCACCGCATCCCCGAACTGGCGTTCGAGGAGCGCGAGACGGCGGCCTACGTCGAGCGGACGCTGCGCGGTCTCGCGCTCGCCCCGCGGGTCGGGATCGTCGGGACCGGGATCGCCGTCGAACTGCCGGGCGCCGGACCGGGGCCGACCGTGCTGCTGCGCGCCGACATGGACGGGCTGCCGCTCGACGAAGTGGACGGGCGGGATCTCCGCTCCGCCCATCCGGGACGGATGCACGCCTGCGGCCACGACGCGCACGTCGCGGCCGCGCTCGGCGCCGCGCACGCGCTGGCGCGCTTGGGCGGCGAGCGGCTGCCCGGGCGGATCGTCCTGCTCTTCCAGCCCGGCGAGGAACACGGCGCCGGCGGCAAGCGGGTCGTCGAAACCGGCCTCCTCGACGAGATGGGGGTCGACTTCGCGCTGGCGATGCACGTGTGGAGCTTCCTCGATCGCGGGCGGGCGATCGTCCCCGCCGGGCCGACGACCGCCTCCTCCAACGAATTCCAGGTGACGCTGACGGCGCGCGGCGGGCACGCCGCGGCGCCGCACCTCGCGCACGATCTCGTCCTCGCCGCGGCGCAGCTCGTCGCGGCGCTCCACACCGTCGTTTCGCGCGACGTCGATCCGCTCAAGCCGGCCGTGCTCTCGATCGGCCACCTCGCCGCGGGGGACACGCACAACATCCTTCCCGGCAAGGCGCTGCTGCGCGGCACGCTGCGTGCGGCGGACCAGGAGACGCGGACGACGCTGATCCGGCGCGTCCACGAGCTCGCCGCCGCGGTCGCCGCGGCGCACGGCGCGCAGGCCGACGTCTTCGTCTCCGAGGGCTACTTGGCGACGGTCAACGACGCTCGCGTCGCGGAGGCGCTGGCCGGCGCCGCGCGGACGGCGCTCGGCGCGGAGGCGGTCGCCCCCGGGCCGATGACGATGGTCGCGGAGGACTTCTCGTTCATCGCCGACGCCCGCCCCGCGGCGCTGATGCTGCTCGGCATGAGCGATCCGCGGCGGGGGACCGACGCGCCGCATCATTCGCCGCGCTTCCTGGTGGACGACGACGTTCCGCCGATCGGCCTGGAGATCCTGCTGCGGGCCGCCGCGCGCCTGATGGCGCGGTGA
- a CDS encoding DUF1573 domain-containing protein — translation MSSAALLLAALALAGAPSDGAAAPPPPRPVLVLASPNVDLGRVVEGESAVAVFSFENAGNADLRILSAQPG, via the coding sequence GTGTCTTCGGCCGCACTGCTGCTTGCCGCGCTTGCGCTCGCCGGCGCGCCGTCCGACGGCGCCGCCGCGCCGCCGCCGCCGCGCCCGGTCTTGGTCCTGGCTTCGCCGAACGTCGATCTGGGACGCGTCGTGGAGGGGGAAAGCGCCGTCGCCGTCTTCTCGTTCGAGAACGCGGGGAACGCCGACCTGCGGATCCTCTCCGCGCAACCCGGCTGA
- a CDS encoding HD domain-containing protein codes for MSLGLAAPPRAFFSVPLDSLEPATVLGFDLFLRYGGSDPVLYRDAALEFTADVQRRLLDNGVREILVPSEQAPAVFAYCRARGRPLDGVPEPEGVPREVPPPSRLELELDDILIDDTLPVRTRAGALLGVSRSVIELALSDLGAPGLGERVRSVAESAARFLLTEQESFGQLLKLLAEDMDAYNHAVRCGLYAAELARAVGWGDMDRMSMVARAAMLHDVGRGSTPLDLLHRTGGMSDQEWADVLRHPARGVEILRRADFDDPVSCDVVLRHHERCDGSGFPDGQRRDEIPFAARLVAIVDIFDALTSSGKNRSALSGYQALWRMTQNMAGQFDPSLLEAFIRVLVAPARP; via the coding sequence ATGAGCCTCGGCCTCGCCGCGCCCCCGCGCGCGTTCTTCTCGGTTCCGCTGGACAGCCTCGAGCCGGCGACGGTGCTCGGGTTCGATCTGTTCCTGCGGTACGGCGGCTCGGATCCGGTTCTCTACCGCGACGCGGCGCTCGAGTTCACGGCCGACGTGCAGCGGCGGCTGCTGGACAACGGCGTCCGCGAGATCTTGGTCCCGTCGGAGCAGGCGCCGGCCGTCTTCGCCTACTGCCGGGCGCGCGGCCGCCCGCTCGACGGCGTGCCGGAGCCGGAGGGCGTTCCGCGCGAAGTCCCGCCGCCGTCGCGCCTGGAGCTCGAACTCGACGACATCCTGATCGACGACACGCTGCCGGTCCGCACGCGGGCCGGGGCGCTGCTCGGCGTCTCGCGCAGCGTGATCGAACTCGCCCTGTCCGACCTCGGCGCGCCGGGACTCGGGGAGCGGGTGCGCAGCGTCGCGGAGTCGGCCGCGCGCTTCCTGCTGACCGAGCAGGAGTCGTTCGGGCAGCTCCTCAAGCTGCTGGCCGAGGACATGGACGCCTACAACCACGCCGTCCGCTGCGGCCTCTACGCCGCGGAACTGGCCCGCGCGGTCGGGTGGGGGGACATGGACCGGATGTCGATGGTCGCCCGCGCCGCGATGCTCCACGACGTCGGCCGCGGCTCGACGCCGCTCGACCTGCTGCACCGCACCGGCGGGATGTCCGACCAGGAATGGGCCGACGTCCTGCGCCATCCGGCGCGCGGGGTCGAGATCCTGCGCCGCGCCGACTTCGACGACCCGGTGTCGTGCGACGTCGTGCTGCGGCACCACGAGCGTTGCGACGGCTCCGGATTCCCCGACGGGCAGCGGCGGGACGAGATCCCCTTCGCGGCGCGCCTCGTGGCGATCGTGGACATCTTCGACGCGCTGACCTCCTCCGGAAAGAACCGCTCGGCCCTCTCGGGGTACCAGGCGCTGTGGCGGATGACGCAGAACATGGCGGGGCAGTTCGACCCCTCGCTGCTCGAGGCGTTCATCCGCGTGCTCGTCGCCCCCGCCCGTCCCTGA